Proteins encoded within one genomic window of Streptomyces sp. NBC_01314:
- a CDS encoding nickel transporter, with the protein MTSPRRAFASGTAVFLAACALVLVPTGTASAHPLGNFTVNRYDGLVAAPGQLRIRHVEDLAEIPATQAAPAIERQGVDDWARERCEKAAEGSEVTVDGSAVEVALRSSRAEERPGQAGLKTLRVECRMTAPLPDRAADVRFHAAVDSGPGWREVTAQGDRMTLTGSDVPEESVSKRLTNYPEELLQSPEDTATASLQVKPGGPALAERRSDAPGASILPRGADRWTRALDDLVSSQDLTLGFGTLAFGIAMFLGAMHALGPGHGKTLMAATAAARDRARMRDVLPMAASVTVTHTLGVVALGLLVLAGSAAAPSVITWLGIASGLFVMGAGVTLARRAWLNRKLTLTHAKAQGPGHTHEHGHDHEHDHQHGDGHSHGHEHDHSHGDGHSHTHDHAPEPGRELVLAQAAPSHTHAHGETHTHTHASVASHTHDHAPAKAHTHDHSDGHSHDHDAPHSHDHDHAPAQKRSLFGGGVTHTHGGFTHTHPTAPTLRGTILLGFAGGMVPSPSAVVVLVGAAALGKAWFGLLLVVAYGIGLALTLTAAGYAVVKAGGWVTRVMDKGEGRLGGPTAALVRSTVPLASALLVVALGAGLVFRGATSALG; encoded by the coding sequence GTGACCTCTCCCCGGCGCGCGTTCGCCTCCGGCACGGCGGTCTTCCTGGCCGCCTGCGCACTCGTCCTCGTCCCCACCGGGACGGCGAGCGCGCACCCGCTCGGCAACTTCACCGTCAACCGGTACGACGGCCTGGTCGCCGCTCCCGGGCAACTGAGGATCCGCCATGTCGAGGACCTGGCGGAGATCCCGGCGACCCAGGCCGCGCCCGCCATCGAGCGGCAGGGCGTGGACGACTGGGCCCGGGAGCGGTGCGAGAAGGCCGCCGAGGGCAGCGAGGTCACCGTCGACGGGAGTGCCGTCGAGGTGGCGCTCAGGTCGAGCCGGGCCGAGGAACGGCCGGGCCAGGCGGGGCTGAAGACGCTCCGCGTGGAGTGCCGGATGACGGCTCCGCTGCCGGACCGCGCCGCCGACGTACGCTTCCACGCGGCCGTCGACTCCGGACCGGGCTGGCGCGAGGTCACCGCTCAGGGCGACCGGATGACCCTGACCGGGTCGGACGTGCCCGAGGAGTCGGTCTCGAAGCGGCTCACCAACTACCCCGAGGAACTGCTGCAGTCGCCGGAGGACACCGCGACGGCCTCCCTCCAGGTGAAGCCCGGCGGCCCCGCGCTGGCCGAGCGGCGGAGCGACGCGCCCGGCGCCTCGATCCTCCCGCGTGGCGCGGACCGCTGGACCAGGGCCCTCGACGACCTGGTCTCCAGCCAGGACCTCACGCTCGGCTTCGGCACCCTGGCCTTCGGCATCGCCATGTTCCTGGGCGCCATGCACGCGCTCGGCCCGGGGCACGGCAAGACCCTGATGGCCGCGACGGCCGCCGCCCGTGACCGGGCCCGGATGCGTGACGTCCTGCCCATGGCCGCGTCCGTGACGGTCACGCACACCCTGGGCGTCGTCGCCCTCGGCCTCCTCGTGCTCGCCGGCTCCGCCGCCGCCCCGTCCGTGATCACCTGGCTGGGCATCGCGAGCGGCCTGTTCGTGATGGGCGCGGGGGTGACGCTCGCCCGGCGCGCGTGGCTGAACCGCAAGCTGACGCTCACTCACGCGAAGGCCCAGGGGCCCGGGCACACGCACGAGCACGGTCATGACCACGAGCACGACCACCAGCATGGGGACGGGCACTCCCACGGACATGAGCACGACCACAGCCACGGGGACGGGCACTCCCACACGCACGACCACGCGCCCGAGCCCGGCCGGGAGCTCGTACTCGCCCAGGCCGCCCCTTCGCACACCCACGCGCACGGCGAAACCCACACACACACCCACGCGTCGGTCGCGAGCCACACCCACGACCACGCACCGGCCAAGGCTCACACCCACGACCACAGCGACGGTCACTCCCACGACCACGACGCCCCGCACAGCCACGACCACGACCACGCTCCCGCCCAGAAGCGCTCCCTCTTCGGCGGTGGTGTCACGCACACCCACGGGGGCTTCACCCACACCCACCCCACCGCGCCCACCCTGCGCGGCACGATCCTGCTCGGCTTCGCGGGCGGCATGGTGCCGAGCCCGTCGGCCGTGGTCGTGCTGGTCGGGGCGGCGGCGCTGGGCAAGGCGTGGTTCGGACTGCTGCTCGTGGTGGCGTACGGCATCGGGCTGGCGCTCACGCTGACGGCGGCCGGGTACGCCGTGGTGAAGGCGGGCGGCTGGGTGACGCGGGTGATGGACAAGGGCGAGGGTCGGCTCGGTGGGCCGACGGCCGCGCTGGTGCGCAGCACCGTGCCGCTGGCGTCGGCCCTGCTCGTCGTCGCCCTGGGGGCCGGTTTGGTGTTCAGGGGGGCAACATCCGCACTCGGCTGA
- a CDS encoding sigma-70 family RNA polymerase sigma factor: MEADKLLVRVAGGDQRAFEELYAVVSGPVFGLVRRVVRDPAQSEEVTQEVLLELWRSAGRFDPARGSALSWILTLAHRRAVDRVRSARAATEREQREGRRNHHPAFDQVAEEVEAGLERQWVRHCLEKLTTIQRESVTLAYYDGYTYREVAERLSLPLGTVKTRMRDGLTRLRECLGGVA, encoded by the coding sequence GTGGAGGCGGACAAGCTTCTGGTCCGGGTGGCCGGAGGCGACCAACGGGCGTTCGAGGAGCTGTACGCAGTGGTGTCCGGCCCGGTGTTCGGGCTGGTCCGCCGGGTCGTGCGCGACCCCGCGCAGTCGGAGGAGGTGACTCAGGAGGTGCTGCTCGAACTCTGGCGTTCCGCGGGCCGGTTCGACCCCGCCCGCGGCAGCGCCCTGTCCTGGATACTCACCCTCGCCCACCGGCGGGCGGTGGACCGGGTGCGCAGCGCCCGCGCCGCCACCGAGCGCGAGCAGCGCGAGGGACGGCGCAACCACCACCCCGCCTTCGACCAGGTCGCCGAGGAGGTCGAGGCCGGACTCGAACGCCAGTGGGTGCGCCACTGCCTGGAGAAGCTCACCACCATCCAGCGCGAGTCCGTCACCCTCGCCTACTACGACGGCTACACCTACCGTGAAGTGGCCGAACGGCTCTCGCTGCCGCTCGGCACGGTCAAGACCCGTATGCGCGACGGACTCACACGGCTGCGCGAATGCCTGGGAGGAGTCGCATGA
- a CDS encoding anti-sigma factor domain-containing protein: MSLFRREDLHSLAAPYALDALEPDERRRFEKHLEGCDRCPAEVRALSEDAVRLAWSTAAPAPEAMRDRVFAAVRSTPQENRSWSAQPSRQQHLPRHVWGTEPPPKSRARAPRLRSLLVPLATVTAAAALVVASLFAVQADRTRDQLAAERARASEIAHVLAAPDARASSDRDTEGQAIGVIASAEEGSAIVTLSGFENLPKNRVHQLWLMRPDVQPRSLGLFDGDTPLVTSGMNTDATSLAVTVEPDGGSAQPTSQPVVQLALESVGFGE, from the coding sequence ATGAGCCTGTTCCGCCGAGAGGACCTCCACTCGCTCGCCGCTCCCTACGCGCTCGACGCCCTGGAACCCGACGAGCGGCGCCGCTTCGAGAAGCACCTGGAGGGCTGCGACCGCTGTCCCGCCGAGGTGCGCGCCCTGTCCGAGGACGCGGTCCGCCTGGCCTGGTCGACGGCCGCTCCGGCGCCCGAGGCGATGCGCGACCGCGTCTTCGCCGCCGTACGCAGCACCCCCCAGGAGAACCGGTCCTGGAGTGCCCAGCCGTCGCGGCAGCAGCATCTGCCGCGGCATGTGTGGGGCACGGAGCCGCCGCCGAAGTCGCGCGCCCGTGCGCCCCGTCTGCGCTCTCTGCTCGTCCCGCTGGCCACGGTCACGGCCGCCGCCGCACTCGTCGTGGCGTCCCTCTTCGCCGTCCAGGCCGACCGCACCCGCGACCAACTGGCCGCCGAGCGCGCACGGGCCAGTGAGATCGCCCACGTTCTCGCCGCGCCGGACGCCCGCGCGAGCAGTGACAGGGACACGGAGGGCCAGGCAATCGGAGTGATCGCTTCCGCCGAGGAGGGGAGCGCGATCGTGACCCTCAGCGGATTCGAGAACCTCCCGAAGAACCGGGTGCACCAGCTCTGGCTCATGCGCCCCGACGTGCAGCCACGCTCCCTGGGTCTCTTCGACGGCGACACGCCCTTGGTCACCAGTGGAATGAACACCGACGCGACGTCACTCGCGGTGACCGTCGAACCCGACGGTGGATCAGCGCAACCCACCAGCCAGCCAGTTGTCCAACTCGCCCTGGAATCGGTTGGATTCGGAGAGTAG
- a CDS encoding ABC transporter permease produces the protein MNALAYDGTAMLGRQLRRVRNNPGLLILTQTMPISMLLFFGYVFGSALAVPGEEYRRFLVPGLLVATAAGGIMTGMFQAAGDTHRGVMDRFRTLPMSRAAVPLGQALADVVVTAAGTVPFLLVGLAVGWRIEGGALAAAGAFGLLLLFRFAAVWIGIFLGLLTRNEEAAGQLGGATFLLPLLSSAYIPTEGLPGWLRTVAEWNPISAVATALRDLFGNAPVPEGGTWPVTHPVAGSLLWCAVLLAVFVPLAVRTYAAGPK, from the coding sequence ATGAACGCGTTGGCGTACGACGGCACGGCGATGCTGGGCCGGCAGCTGCGGCGGGTCCGCAACAACCCGGGGCTGCTGATCCTCACCCAGACCATGCCCATCTCGATGCTGCTGTTCTTCGGGTACGTCTTCGGCAGCGCCCTGGCCGTACCGGGCGAGGAGTACCGGCGGTTCCTGGTGCCCGGTCTGCTGGTGGCGACCGCGGCCGGCGGGATCATGACCGGCATGTTCCAGGCCGCGGGGGACACACACCGGGGCGTGATGGACCGCTTCCGCACCCTGCCGATGAGCCGGGCGGCCGTGCCCCTGGGTCAGGCGCTGGCGGACGTGGTCGTCACGGCAGCCGGGACGGTGCCGTTCCTGCTGGTCGGGCTCGCGGTGGGCTGGCGGATCGAGGGGGGCGCGCTCGCGGCGGCCGGCGCGTTCGGGCTGTTGCTGCTGTTCCGGTTCGCGGCCGTGTGGATCGGCATCTTCCTGGGCCTCCTGACCCGCAACGAGGAGGCGGCCGGTCAGCTGGGCGGTGCGACCTTCCTGCTGCCGCTGCTGTCCAGCGCCTACATCCCGACCGAGGGTCTGCCGGGCTGGCTGCGCACGGTCGCCGAGTGGAACCCGATCAGCGCGGTCGCCACGGCCCTGCGCGACCTCTTCGGGAACGCGCCCGTGCCGGAGGGAGGCACCTGGCCGGTCACCCATCCCGTCGCCGGGTCGCTGCTCTGGTGCGCCGTCCTGCTCGCGGTGTTCGTGCCGCTCGCGGTCCGCACGTACGCCGCCGGGCCCAAGTGA
- a CDS encoding ATP-binding cassette domain-containing protein: protein MTTTYAVLSEGLEKSFGDVHAVRGLDLAVAEGTVVGMLGPNGAGKTTAVRLLATLLRPDAGSARVAGHDLVREPDAVRRAIGVTGQYASVDGDLTGRQNLRLFARLHRVRDTAARAGELLDRFGLTGAADRPASTYSGGMRRRLDLAASLIRHPAVLFLDEPTTGLDPVSRNQIWDAVRALKAEGTTVLLTTQYLEEADQLADRIVLMDRGRIAHSGSPPQLKALVGSYAEVVVAHADAMTGAAGVLDQLTGAQPSFDHERHAVGAVTLDPTLTLPRLVRELDAAGVPLLDASLRPPTLDDVFLRLTQGTVADRTDLKERAA from the coding sequence ATGACTACTACGTACGCTGTACTTAGTGAGGGTCTGGAGAAGAGTTTCGGAGACGTCCACGCCGTGCGCGGCCTCGATCTGGCCGTGGCGGAGGGCACGGTGGTCGGGATGCTCGGCCCGAACGGGGCGGGCAAGACGACGGCCGTACGGCTGCTGGCGACGCTGCTGCGGCCGGACGCGGGCTCCGCTCGGGTGGCGGGCCACGACCTCGTGCGGGAGCCGGACGCGGTCCGGCGGGCGATCGGAGTGACCGGGCAGTACGCGTCGGTCGACGGCGACCTCACCGGGCGGCAGAACCTGCGGCTGTTCGCACGGCTGCACCGCGTCCGCGACACGGCGGCCCGCGCGGGCGAGCTCCTCGACCGTTTCGGCCTGACCGGGGCCGCCGACCGGCCGGCCTCCACCTACTCGGGCGGTATGCGCCGCCGCCTCGACCTGGCGGCCAGTCTCATCCGGCACCCGGCGGTGCTCTTCCTCGACGAACCCACCACCGGGCTCGACCCGGTCAGCCGCAACCAGATCTGGGACGCCGTGCGCGCTCTGAAAGCGGAGGGGACGACCGTGCTGCTGACCACGCAGTATCTGGAGGAGGCCGATCAACTCGCCGACCGGATCGTCCTGATGGACCGGGGCCGGATCGCGCACAGCGGCTCGCCGCCCCAACTCAAGGCGCTGGTCGGCTCGTACGCGGAGGTCGTCGTCGCCCACGCGGACGCGATGACCGGGGCGGCCGGCGTTCTCGACCAACTCACCGGAGCGCAGCCCTCGTTCGACCACGAGCGGCACGCGGTCGGCGCGGTCACGCTCGACCCGACGCTCACGCTCCCCCGGCTGGTGCGTGAACTCGACGCGGCGGGCGTGCCGTTGCTCGACGCGAGTCTGCGTCCGCCGACCCTCGACGACGTGTTCCTCCGCCTCACCCAGGGCACCGTCGCCGACCGGACCGACCTCAAGGAGCGTGCGGCATGA
- a CDS encoding TetR/AcrR family transcriptional regulator, which produces MAGRAAEPEVIWARAERTGRGPRPAFSRADIAAAAVRLADAGGLDAVSMRHVAAELGCGTMSLYNYVPRKEDLYELMVDAVGGEHELWEPSGDWRADMRRVAHQTRDLLRRHPWMPRLMSPVYGFSPNAMRYLEHCMACMDPLDAPYGAKMQLLGMLNGCVTTYVANELAAAERVRSLPWSEEQENAVRIAYLGSRIASGEFPRLAAAFMEDSGPIDLEQVFEWMLGRVLDSFAP; this is translated from the coding sequence ATGGCTGGCCGAGCGGCCGAACCCGAAGTGATCTGGGCGCGCGCCGAGCGCACCGGCCGAGGCCCGAGGCCCGCGTTCAGTCGCGCGGACATCGCGGCGGCGGCCGTGCGGCTCGCCGACGCGGGCGGTCTCGACGCCGTGTCCATGCGGCACGTCGCGGCCGAGCTGGGCTGCGGCACGATGTCGCTGTACAACTACGTGCCGCGCAAGGAGGACCTGTACGAGCTGATGGTCGACGCGGTCGGCGGTGAGCACGAGCTGTGGGAGCCGAGCGGGGACTGGCGCGCCGACATGCGGCGGGTGGCCCACCAGACGCGGGACCTGCTGCGCCGGCACCCCTGGATGCCGCGGCTGATGTCGCCGGTCTACGGGTTCAGCCCCAACGCGATGCGGTACCTGGAGCACTGCATGGCCTGCATGGATCCGCTCGACGCGCCGTACGGGGCGAAGATGCAGCTCCTGGGGATGCTGAACGGGTGTGTGACGACGTACGTCGCGAATGAGCTGGCGGCCGCTGAGCGCGTGCGCTCATTGCCGTGGTCGGAGGAGCAGGAGAACGCGGTGCGGATCGCCTACCTGGGCAGTCGGATCGCGTCCGGGGAGTTTCCCAGGCTGGCCGCGGCGTTCATGGAGGATTCGGGGCCGATCGATCTTGAGCAGGTGTTCGAGTGGATGCTCGGCAGGGTGCTGGACTCGTTCGCGCCGTAG
- a CDS encoding DUF4331 domain-containing protein — MTPTSRSGSGRRSVASLICASLAAGGLAAAGVTVLEPGAASASSHREAPLISGEPQFDNTDVYAFVSPDHPDTTTVIANWIPFEEPAGGPNFFTFSEDAQYDIRVDQDGDAQEDLIFRYSFKTKTKNDKTFLYNTGVVESLDDPDLNITQTYDIELIKLKNRREVSKTQLADDVWVAPSNVGKASMPNFKKLRDEAVYKTASGVTTYAGQADDPFFLDLRVFDLLYGGDLSEVGRDTLKGYNVNSIALQIPSDALVESKDQPIVGIWSTTQRAGADGQYHQVSRLGMPLVNEVVNPIGDKDKFNASSPVDDGQFLKNVTEPELPKLIEAIYQIPAPKEPRNDLVDVFLKGVEGLNQPPHVTPSEQLRLNTSIEPTKKPKRLGVLDGDNQGFPNGRRLTDDVIDIALQVVEGELVDAPNDLGDAVNKNDKKFGKSFPYVGLPTAGSRGKTVQGNSTNSVRSAIGTGVESGTDDTTLIAASAGAGAAGVLLIGSGLLWWRRRNDRAYY, encoded by the coding sequence ATGACACCTACTTCCAGGAGCGGCTCGGGACGCAGGAGCGTCGCGTCCCTCATCTGTGCTTCGTTGGCCGCCGGTGGGCTCGCAGCCGCCGGCGTGACCGTGCTGGAGCCGGGGGCGGCCTCCGCCTCCAGCCACCGGGAGGCCCCGCTGATCTCGGGGGAGCCCCAGTTCGACAACACCGATGTGTACGCGTTCGTCAGCCCGGACCACCCGGACACGACGACGGTCATCGCGAACTGGATCCCCTTCGAGGAGCCGGCGGGCGGACCGAACTTCTTCACCTTCTCCGAGGACGCGCAGTACGACATCCGCGTCGACCAGGACGGCGACGCGCAGGAAGACCTGATCTTCCGGTACTCGTTCAAGACGAAGACGAAGAACGACAAGACCTTCCTGTACAACACGGGCGTCGTGGAGAGCCTCGACGACCCGGACCTGAACATCACGCAGACGTACGACATCGAGCTCATCAAGCTGAAGAACCGCCGCGAGGTCTCCAAGACGCAGCTCGCGGACGATGTGTGGGTGGCGCCGTCGAACGTCGGCAAGGCGTCGATGCCGAACTTCAAGAAGCTGCGCGACGAGGCGGTCTACAAGACGGCGAGCGGAGTGACGACGTACGCCGGTCAGGCCGACGACCCGTTCTTCCTGGACCTGCGCGTCTTCGACCTGCTGTACGGCGGTGACCTCTCCGAGGTCGGGCGGGACACGCTCAAGGGCTACAACGTCAACTCGATCGCCCTGCAGATCCCGAGCGACGCGCTCGTGGAGTCCAAGGACCAGCCGATCGTCGGCATCTGGTCGACGACCCAGCGCGCGGGCGCCGACGGCCAGTACCACCAGGTGTCACGCCTCGGCATGCCGCTGGTGAACGAGGTCGTCAACCCCATCGGGGACAAGGACAAGTTCAACGCTTCCTCGCCGGTGGACGACGGCCAGTTCCTGAAGAACGTCACCGAGCCCGAGCTGCCCAAGCTCATCGAGGCGATCTACCAGATCCCGGCGCCCAAGGAGCCGCGCAACGACCTCGTCGACGTCTTCCTCAAGGGCGTCGAGGGCCTCAACCAGCCGCCGCACGTGACCCCGTCGGAGCAGCTGCGCCTCAACACCTCCATCGAGCCCACCAAGAAGCCGAAGCGGCTCGGTGTGCTGGACGGCGACAACCAGGGCTTCCCGAACGGACGCCGGCTCACCGACGACGTGATCGACATCGCGCTGCAGGTCGTCGAGGGCGAACTCGTCGACGCACCCAACGACCTGGGTGACGCGGTGAACAAGAACGACAAGAAGTTCGGCAAGAGCTTCCCGTACGTCGGTCTGCCGACGGCCGGTTCGCGTGGCAAGACCGTCCAGGGCAACAGCACGAACAGCGTCCGCAGCGCGATCGGCACCGGCGTCGAGAGCGGCACCGACGACACCACGCTGATCGCCGCCTCGGCCGGCGCCGGCGCTGCCGGTGTCCTGCTCATCGGCTCGGGCCTGCTGTGGTGGCGCCGTCGGAACGACCGCGCGTACTACTAG
- a CDS encoding CaiB/BaiF CoA transferase family protein, translated as MIHGMRPLPRTGDPLPLDGITVVAVEQAVAAPFATRQLADLGARVIKVERVDGGDFARGYDTAARGLASHFVWCNRGKESLALDLKDPRGLAVVRRLVADADVFVQNLAHGAAARLGLDSATLCAAHPRLVAVDISGYGASGPYADKRAYDMLVQCEAGLVSVTGTPEQPVKAGIPAADIAAGMYAFSGVLAALVRRGTTGRGGPVEVSMLEALAEWMGHPLHHTMHGGSAPARTGLGHAVIAPYDAYPTADGGRVLLSVQNDREWRRLAEQVLGRPELANDPEFATNPARVERRERTDELVAKALGVLDTDAALARLEAAGIACARLRDVTEVAEHPQLAARDRWREVDSPVGPLRSLLPPITLPGGDEARMGAVPALGEHTGSLLRAAGMTDEEIAALRRDGVVA; from the coding sequence ATGATCCACGGCATGCGTCCACTCCCCCGCACCGGTGATCCCCTGCCCCTCGACGGCATCACCGTCGTCGCCGTCGAGCAGGCCGTCGCGGCACCCTTCGCCACCCGGCAGCTCGCCGACCTCGGCGCGCGGGTCATCAAGGTCGAGCGGGTGGACGGCGGCGACTTCGCCCGCGGCTACGACACCGCCGCCCGGGGCCTGGCCTCGCACTTCGTATGGTGCAACCGGGGCAAGGAGTCCCTGGCCCTGGATCTGAAGGACCCGCGCGGCCTGGCCGTCGTACGGCGGCTGGTGGCGGACGCGGACGTGTTCGTGCAGAACCTCGCGCACGGCGCGGCGGCCCGCCTTGGCCTGGACTCTGCCACGCTGTGCGCCGCGCACCCCCGGCTCGTCGCGGTGGACATCTCGGGCTACGGGGCGTCGGGGCCGTACGCGGACAAGCGGGCCTACGACATGCTCGTGCAGTGCGAGGCCGGTCTGGTGTCGGTGACGGGGACGCCGGAGCAGCCGGTGAAGGCGGGCATCCCGGCGGCGGACATCGCCGCCGGGATGTACGCGTTCTCGGGGGTGCTCGCGGCGCTGGTCCGGCGGGGAACGACCGGGCGGGGCGGGCCGGTGGAGGTGTCGATGCTGGAGGCGCTGGCCGAGTGGATGGGGCATCCGCTGCACCACACGATGCACGGCGGGAGCGCGCCGGCGCGGACGGGGCTCGGGCACGCGGTGATCGCGCCGTACGACGCCTATCCGACGGCGGACGGCGGGCGGGTGCTGCTGTCGGTGCAGAACGACCGGGAGTGGCGGCGGCTCGCCGAACAGGTGCTGGGGCGGCCGGAGTTGGCGAACGATCCGGAGTTCGCGACAAATCCGGCGCGGGTGGAGCGCCGGGAGCGTACGGACGAGCTGGTCGCGAAGGCGCTCGGGGTGCTGGACACCGACGCGGCGCTGGCGCGGCTGGAGGCGGCGGGGATCGCCTGCGCGCGGCTGCGGGACGTCACGGAGGTGGCGGAGCATCCGCAACTGGCGGCCCGGGACCGGTGGCGGGAAGTGGACTCGCCGGTGGGGCCGCTCAGGTCACTGCTGCCGCCCATCACGCTGCCGGGCGGGGACGAGGCGCGGATGGGTGCGGTGCCCGCGCTCGGGGAGCACACCGGGTCGCTGCTCCGTGCCGCGGGGATGACGGACGAAGAGATCGCAGCGCTGCGCCGGGACGGTGTGGTCGCCTGA
- a CDS encoding tetratricopeptide repeat protein: MSPRTNENASEDGRPRPGEGTPEDERRDIAESGPSSDAEPGPEPAPEPDRGPAPEPARRRLLRLTACAAALAVAFTGFAVALGARDDDNRTVAVSTLPGVSAAQLAGGDLDTAVERLQAHLKEQPKDFGSWSTLGLAYVEQARVKGDSTRYPQAEKALRRSLKLRPENDPALAGLAALAAARHEFGDALRFADRALKENPYSERALCSRVDALVELGRYDDALKAVKLADTRRPGIPVFTRYAYVYELRGDVKTARRVLEQALRSAATRGDIAYVATQLGQLAWRQGDYKTSLDHYARALGADDTYLPALEGRARAQAASGDSAAAIRGLEQVVSTYPLPGPLVVLGELYEAKGDRTAAGDQYALVDAYTAIARSNGVNADLDTALAAADHGDKKAALRAAEAEWKRRETVHTADALAWALHVNGRDDEALPYARRATATGYQDATFLYHRGMVESAAGDQKKARASLKEALGLNAGFSPLGAAQARKTLKALETAK, translated from the coding sequence ATGTCCCCGCGTACGAACGAGAACGCGTCGGAGGACGGGCGTCCGCGCCCCGGCGAGGGGACTCCCGAGGACGAGCGGCGCGACATCGCCGAGTCCGGCCCTTCGTCCGATGCCGAGCCCGGCCCGGAGCCCGCTCCCGAACCCGACCGCGGGCCCGCGCCCGAGCCCGCCCGGCGACGCCTGCTGCGGCTCACCGCGTGCGCGGCCGCGCTGGCCGTCGCGTTCACCGGGTTCGCCGTGGCGCTGGGGGCCAGGGACGACGACAACCGGACGGTGGCCGTCTCGACCTTGCCGGGCGTCTCGGCGGCCCAGCTGGCCGGTGGCGACCTCGACACGGCGGTCGAGCGGCTCCAGGCCCATCTCAAGGAACAGCCCAAGGACTTCGGCTCCTGGTCCACGCTCGGCCTCGCCTACGTCGAGCAGGCCCGCGTCAAGGGTGACTCCACCCGCTACCCGCAGGCCGAGAAGGCCCTGCGGCGTTCGCTGAAGCTGCGGCCGGAGAACGACCCGGCGCTCGCGGGTCTCGCCGCGCTCGCCGCCGCCCGCCACGAGTTCGGCGACGCGCTGCGGTTCGCGGACCGGGCGCTCAAGGAGAACCCGTACAGCGAACGGGCGTTGTGCAGCCGCGTCGACGCCCTCGTCGAACTCGGCCGCTACGACGACGCGTTGAAGGCGGTGAAGCTCGCCGACACCCGCCGCCCCGGCATCCCCGTGTTCACGCGGTACGCCTACGTGTACGAGCTGCGCGGCGACGTGAAGACCGCCCGGCGCGTCCTGGAGCAGGCCCTGCGCTCGGCGGCCACAAGGGGCGACATCGCCTACGTGGCCACCCAGCTCGGCCAACTCGCCTGGCGGCAGGGCGACTACAAGACTTCGCTCGACCATTACGCGCGCGCACTCGGCGCCGACGACACCTATCTCCCCGCGCTGGAGGGCCGCGCCCGCGCCCAGGCCGCGAGCGGCGACAGCGCGGCGGCGATCCGCGGCCTCGAGCAGGTCGTGTCCACCTATCCGCTGCCGGGACCGCTCGTCGTGCTCGGCGAGCTGTACGAGGCGAAGGGCGACAGGACCGCGGCGGGCGACCAGTACGCGCTGGTGGACGCCTACACGGCCATCGCCCGGTCCAACGGCGTCAACGCCGACCTCGACACCGCGCTCGCCGCCGCGGACCACGGCGACAAGAAGGCCGCGCTGCGGGCCGCCGAGGCCGAGTGGAAACGCCGGGAGACGGTCCACACGGCGGACGCCCTCGCCTGGGCCCTGCACGTCAACGGCCGCGACGACGAGGCCCTGCCGTACGCCCGCCGCGCCACCGCCACCGGCTACCAGGACGCGACGTTCCTGTACCACCGGGGCATGGTCGAGAGCGCGGCCGGCGACCAGAAGAAGGCCAGGGCCTCACTGAAGGAGGCGCTCGGTCTCAACGCCGGCTTCTCGCCGCTCGGCGCGGCACAGGCCCGCAAGACCCTGAAGGCTCTGGAGACCGCCAAGTGA